A region of the Culex quinquefasciatus strain JHB chromosome 1, VPISU_Cqui_1.0_pri_paternal, whole genome shotgun sequence genome:
gtttcaacaaatttcaggcaaaatttcgactttttaacaattttacctaaaacttatatgttttttgttaaaaagcttataaactaaatataaacatcaattattttttttttctaaaaactatatcagctacattagtgatggtacatttaacgtacaaataaggtttgaacatcttaaatatgattttgactttttaacgtaactatttttctaaacattattgaaaaaaacatttttacaaaatagtgcaaggactttgtgtggcctacctcagtacatgttttaaaagtaaTGATCTTTagtaaaaccttacctgttgcaaaatattccaaaaacaaattggtatcctatcaaagtcaccccggtttaagTCTCACCCTTCTTCTACGCGAGTACTCTCTGCCAAATAGAATGGAAGGTCGGTAGGGATGATATTgtgcgtattcccgaaaaagacacgcggcataccagcctcgaaacgacgcccCGCACTTTAGTCAAATGCGTGCTGTCAAATCCCCTACTGcgccttttgtttttgttgatcttcttcttcgaattgcatcgttggcaacagtgtctgcggcacattctgaaattccGCGCGGCGTGTAGAAACGGACAATAATCTCTGGTCTATAACAttcaatttaggattttttgtaactttttctaTAACGCTATAACTCAGCTCAACTTCAAAATCTATGATTTTTCATAGTTAAATCTTAATTCATTTTCGGCCAAATAATAACTGCCCAAAATGTCGCTTATAGGTGCCATGTAATCATTCATGGAAACCAACCGCCTCCATGGTTTTATTCTAAGAATGGAGTCTCAAAGGATTCGCATTGTTTCTTGATTTCATGGCACCTATAAGCTTACAGACTAGGTGTTcatacaaaactattttttgtcaGGAGCGAGATCAATcgccaaaaaagtgtctacgtggtttgtggatggcccTATAATTATTTTCTTACACTAatgcccagtcaaatcaatccgaattctgaaacggaatctaattagaatcgtatacaaattccgtttcaaacgcaacaaccggttctgtgttcgaaccggttgttgcgtttgaaacggaatttgtatacgattctaattagattccgtttcagaattcggattgatttgactgggtggaAGCTGGATTCACAACCGTGATCAAAAATGATTACatttgtttttaacattttcgatGTCACAagaaaagagattttttgatcTAGTATtttgtgcgtgcaacatggtgTTGAACCTTTCGAAGTTCCAGGGaaaacttcacagcaactttACATAAAGTTGAACTCCATGttgcagatttgacagctcgataggTTTAAGATGGTAGATTGTGTCTgtcacttttggggcaatgactgtcaatgatggttccgaattcagggtccagaaatagtaaattgaaattaaaaaatgatactATATGTAAAATGCTCCTACAAAtaacacaaagaaaaccattttttgattgaaacattctgaatcaagatttggatgtttttctaaaacaaacatgaccgccaaatggccgatcggagataatgccttccagagccttaaaATAATGTTACTCGTATGGGTAggtaattcttcgccaactTACACAGCacttgccccgacccctcttccaTTTGGTCCCTGATAACGCATCCGAGGTCCGCATGTAGTAATAATTTAGAAATATTGtgataatttggaaattttgtgttaaagggacttttgtgtaaaattggacgcccaatttgatggcctCCTCAAAAGTCGGGAAAAACGTATTTATCATTTTTCGGTTTTCAGCTGTTAAAACTTTTGCGACGtgtattttaaaggaaatttaaggcgcttttcaaatctgcaataaccccgAAGGGTAATTTTCTGATgtcgaacaaaatttttcatttcatattttggtgttttttgtgactttgcagggttatttttttatagtgTATCACAGATCAATCTGAACATTTGATTGTCGATTCTATAAGCATGTATGGGCATGGATGGTTCTGGTGGAAATTTTAGATAAATCGGTTAACCGATCGATGATGATAGACTTAACTTGAAAATATATTGTGGAGATACTAGTCAGAAATATGACTAGTAGTATGcattttctttttcattttatagGTCTGTAGAATCACAAACTTACCTTTTTGCAACACATTAGCATAATGTTCCAGATAAGCCGCGTTCAGTGCAGCTGGATTAAGGGCCGGATTAAACGCAGGCATGCCAAACTGAAGATGGAGTGGAAAATTGCTCTTTTGCAGGTCCATCAAGTTGGGATAAAGGGCAGTGGGTTTCTTCGGAGACGTTGGTCCGGACGGAATCGGAACAGGTGATTCCGAGGGAGATTTGGATTGTGCGTTGTAATATTCTGTTGAGGTCGATGACGGCGTCGAGGAACTGGCTGAGTGAGATGCTTCACTAAGTTGCTTCAAAACATTGCTCTGCAGCTGTTGCTGATGATGAAACAGCATTTGCTGCTGTTCTGCCTGTTGGTGAAGGATGTCGTCTATTCGAAAGGAAGACTTCCGCTTTGATGAACCCATTTCTGCTGCCAAGGAATCCAGCACAATCGATTTTTTCACTCACTGCAACACTAAACTCacagttcaaatatttcaaaatgtcaaaacaatttttttttgatttcctaACTCAAAGTCCACTGGAATCTTTCCGAAAATAAAATCAAGCCGTTTTACTGCCTCGTGCCAGTCTTATTCGTATCGGAAATCACACTGCTTCAACTCGTTCGATGCCGCTCTATGACTAAATGTGTTTTATCAGTTTCCTTCGTGTATATATTAAACCGCTTATTAGGAATCAAAATTTGGGCGATAAGGATAAATATACTTGATAACTGCGTTTTGATAAAGTTGACACGacgcgtgtgtttgtgtgagtaAGTGTGTTGGTCACGTATGAAGAAAAGTATGATGGAAGGGGTAAAAATACATAATTGAGTGTCAAATGAGCACataatttgaatgtttgaaacTAATGTTGCAATACTTGaggtaaattgattttaaataatcaCAAACAGGGTTGCATACATtactcgaaataaaaaaaaatgaaaccaaAGAGAAAGTGTTTCTATGGACCACAAAGTGATCTCTCCTAAATTATTTATACATTGTAACACTTCCCATCTTTTACAGCAACCctgtcacaagatagcaaacAAACGACTTTCTGTTACCGcagtcttttaaaatattacaacacagtattgtatttttgtttttttttttaataattgatgGGATGACGCATGAAACACTATGTGAatccatcaagagaaaaaatcattACACCGATCACGCCAACTTACAAGACGAAAAAGCATGGTGTTTAAGATCTAGAATACttactttttgataaaaatatgtcAGGAGCCAAGTAGCATTGCATATAAGTTTGAATGGAGCACTTCAAACTTTATACTCTGAACATTGTGGTGTATTGTTGGCAAGATATCAAGTTATTTGTTAGCTTATATTATATAtaaagcaattccatttgaaaagagcctaaaccgaaaaaaagttctccgatcgggctcaaatatTTGTTGGGGTTCCTTGACCAAAATAATTTgccccatattttttttttgtttggcttgtAGGGTGACCTATACCGTGATAGTAGTCTCAAAAACGGCAATTCTCgtaatttttagcaaaaaccacatttttcataaaatgactTCACgctatttcaaccgattttagttgTCTTGGACGCTAATGAAAGGTGATATGTGATATCTTTCTATGAAAAATAGTCTAAAGAccgaaaaatctagcctaacatcaaaatgccgttttgtttcggtgtctggaccaaaaatGGAATTCCGaggatataatttttttaaataaaaaaaatgaattgagaAAATGGCGAAAAATGGAAACAATCaacttttcactaaaactgcgatatttttaaaatttcagcgatgacctaaacatgtttttgtactaaaattttcggTTTTTAAAGCCGCAACTaaagttattgcagttttaatgcaaaaattagttttttcccgtttttgtcaatttttcgattttgcgcgttttttattctcaaaaaatcttagggcttttgataatttgatttggttaaccgtggtggattttcttgaaataattcgaactgtcaaaaatccaccaaagcatctaccacattgatcgcacaaaaatctgtggtagaaaagggtccaccacagatttttgtgcgatcaatgtggtagatgctttggtggatttttgacagttcgaattatttcaagaaaatccaccgcggttaacaaaatcaaattaacaaaagtccTCTTATCTCGGAATTCTGTTAATGTACACCTCCCATGTTtgagtatgttacgtaaaattacGTATAAttgagaccgagccacgtagcccagtggtaacgcttccgcctcgtaagctggtgatcttttcccttctggattcgattgcttagtaaagggaaggtagtgtatcgtcacaaactagAAATAAGATCCttaagacaccttaggaagacaacctatggaatgatagcattaaccttaacatgttaacattaagttgattaataaactgtcactgaatcagctttgtaaatgccggccccgatactcttcatgggaaccctcaggaacagggaaagatttactttttttacttacgtaaaattgtccaaggaatttgataaaaatattatattctttggtccagacactgtcaaaaagacaaaaagagtttttttgaataggtcctataaacatatgaaacaaaatagtttattgaaccttttaaaaaaaacgctAGATATCTCAGGCTAGATGTTTTGGTCTTAAGACTATTTTTCCTAGAAAAACCAACATATCACCTTTCTTTAGCGTCCAAGACAACCAACAACGTTTGAAATGGtgtggagttatgattttttgaaaaatgtggtttttgctaaaattaacgaaaatgtccatttttgggaccaccctagcacggtgtaggtcaccctacaagcaaaaaaaaatatatatacgtGGTAAATTATGTTGGCCAAGTAACcttcagaaaaatgttgatcCCGATCAGAGatcttttttcggtttaggcggATAGATAAAGAGAGGgcttcgtggcgcggtggttagcggcttcggctgccgatccctagggtttgttcaaaaattacgtccagAGTTTTTCGGGATTTTATACCTAATAGGAATAGTGCGTGAcagggggaggagggggggaatttcctatacctttaacatgAGCTGTCACAAaactcagaccccccccccccctccccctattcaTGGACGTAATTCTTGAACGAACCCctttcgaacccccgtcctttggattggtaagcaaaaatgctaaccactaggccatgacgacttggtgagcgtgcactggaattaggaatactgttacagagagcgagttgtggcgctataaccacggcaaatagtgtccagggcattcgtggaaatacaatgtcccatcccagaaggtcccggagtaccaaaccttcttagcatggtgctcccaacgaatacaaccaaatctcagagcgtatggtggtgtgtccccacgcttcttccttccctgtcgattcagaattgtgttgttgttcgaacactcagtgctcaaactcaacccaattacgagtcatctctgcgatacggctttacgcagtaggcctggccgctttaacgcttgtgatgtttcaatgcattttcaatgcattggcgcactacaaatgttaataaatgacaagaagagtgctaggcgtcatctaacctaaggcactctccaggatcccttcgaaagattggctgcgctagggtctgattagattagattagattagtaatTCTTGAACGAACCCCTAACTTGCTATGGGTCGCGGGTTCGATTTCCGCCTTATcgtcctggccttctatcggatggggaagtaaaacgtcggtccatttgcgtaaaagaggttttgggtgactcaccacccataaccttcggacgcctataaatgagcagaaacttgcaacagagaccacaaatgacccggggggtcgttaaagtggattgctttgcttttttttatagataCATGATAATATTGAATTGTTgtcctctgatttttcgggacGATTGAAGGGCGAGGGGCGGGGCGACATCagctttaaaatatattttcaacggccttaaagggacaaaaacattaatttgaaaaaaaaacttgttgttgGCGTAACTCGTTAAATTAGCAAAACAGAGCTTATTTAAGATTGCTTTACCTAAATACCGAAGAAACAACAAAccttacaatgtttttttttcgtttacactacactgccgttctacgcataattgtcccatgttcaaaaaagtgaactgagaaaaacgcgattgaaatttttcgatcgatttctgtgtttctacgcataattgtcccgtgggttcctatttgccctatgtgtccctaatcgccccagttagcaattTATCCCCCTTATTTGGGATTATCTTGCTATACAACTGGTAAACAAGAcgtaatgcttagtaaaactgatgattctgtgttagaaaatacttggtgggacaattatgcgtagaagtttaacgatgggacaaacagacttggtgttgtttttaatgagtttgcgaacaaagtaccagattttatgtgtttttcttaaagtacacatcaaactaaacttaaaaatgtcatacagTCAAattcgtccaaaactgacatgggacaattatgcgtagaacggcagtacagtCGGGTGAAAAGTAAAGTGAGGAAGCATGAAATTGATTAGAATCATCTTGTAGCTCACAGCATCTCACAGGTCGAGCCACTACCGTGAGATGGCATGAACCGTTGAACCGTTGCTTGCTTGCCTTGCCCCAAACTCGCTGTGGTGGAGTTAGACCTCCTATTAGTAGGAAAATATTTACTTATTTATCTTTGTTAATTGATTTTGTGTCACTTTCTGTTTTCACAAgcgaaatatatgtttttctttGGGAAAGATCACCCAGCAGTCGGTATATACTTATTTTCGTGACAGTGATGCAATGTATTCTGTGAGTTGCTGTGGACAGGATGTTTTGTTTCACGCATCTATTGGAGTTGAATGGGTGATCcagttgagttaaaaaaaaatacacacatgtTATAAGAAAAATCCGTTATGTATAATATAAGTTTGAAAATACATCTTGTTGAATTCCAGTAACTGTTTTCaacaatattcaataaataaaaatatattcgaTTATAATTTAGGTATTTTGTGTTAAACAGTGAGATAAAAAAGCTTCGATTTTCTCAACTGAAATAGCAATATTTTGACTCCAACTGTATATATTATGTTTAATTATCTTGTAGATCCATTTGTTTGGCCGTACATGTGTAACAAAACAAGCAACAGCAaagtaactttgaaaaatgttagtctttcatctttttttcttttcggtGATAACTAGACACTGTTTCCATCATCGAACGGTGGGAATCGATTTGGACTGTTTACATTAGGTGGCGTCTCGGTAATCGTGTTTGGATTGTCTGACCTGTTTATTCATGCGCCACTAGATAGAGCAGATTcggaaattgaacgaaaaatgcCGCCACATTGACGACCAAAGCCCCAGTGTCACGGTGCTGGAATTGTAAATGAATCAATTATGACCACACCGTGGTTAATCTTGCACAGCTTTCGTTAGTTCTTTGCcaaaaaatgataataatatttttcaaaataattatcaTATTGGTTCACTCCAAGCGACTCATAATCAAAAATATCCACGGACCACCAAAGATGACATCGATACTTTGTTTTCATAGCGCGGCTTTTGACACATTCTGTACACATTTCGCTCATGAACGCATTAGCCACAGAAGGAGCACATGTTGTTCTGCTTCCGACGCAACATTGAAAACCCTAACCTGACTGGTTGGTTTCTTTGCGCCGCAAAGTGCCCAAGTAAATAGAATCAGTGTGTAAATCGGTACAGTTCATAAATATCATGTTACAGATTTATCCTGCCGACACCATGCTGATGAGTCCTGGATTTTATCGAAAGTTAATATTGGCACTGACACACAATGTACAATGTGATACACATGAAAGTAAACAAGATATATCAATATTTATGAAATGCAATCAATCAGTCATTTAGTGCATGATGGGTAAAAGGATGCATGTTTGATACCAGATAAATTTTAATATCTCAGGTGAACATTACTGTTTTATAAATTCATGGAGTAgcacccagtcacgaaatattctagcagagctggttctgtccgaatcctgctagaacggtggaacatttctgctagaaagctctaaatttttgaaattaaatatgtctttattgaactttcttataataattacatttcatttacattctaagtggtatggctacatgctcttcatctttgttatatttttcgttttcttattaactgttcacattcatttatttacttcaaattgttttacatttttgcattgattcgaatacatttgggtaaaaaagaaaaaaaaaacattgtaacaactaatcctaacttaaaactaaaaaagtaaattcattgaaatattcaaaatcattaaaacgagtaaaatgttcagaagttcttgtggtgaaaacaggtcactgctgccttcatccgttgatgctggttggttttccctcggttgctgactgaagcctggaggtgttgtattctctgcaactttttgccgctgattcaacggcaatggctgcagatttggaaccactcgaacagatcccgctccaggtgacaccaaagcaggaaaatccacgtccgtgaaagaaggtgttttgcgacgatttggttggtgcctcgtcgtcgcttgctgccgaatttttacaaactcagctcgttttgggcagcttcgattcttggtcgaatggtcgccgccgcaattgaagcatttggcttcaatgttctcgttgattatgttgcaagcttgagttttgtgctcacctccgcaggttgcacaacgactcttgatgaaacagttccttccaccatgcccaaactgcaaacagttcgaacactgtgtcacgtcacggtgcactggacgataacgttcccaagtcacgatgatgttgaaaattgcccgaactgctttcagctcagaactcgttgtcgatcctttctcgagatgaaccaggtacagttgatcacgatacttgatgtccttgttgtgtctcgtcatcttgaagacttcgatcacgttcaacttaagagttttgagctcttctttcagcacactcacatccatgtcgtacaggccacggaggacctgtttcatggggcgtttacctggatcgtcatggctgtagtattcaatctttgtgttgttcaggaaatcccgaacgtagttgtaatcctttctgctaggtagcagaattttgagtccatcagcacacaagcaaatggaagctcgtaaagcaccagatttgataaacccggtcagccactttcgcatcgagtccgatgacgatgttttcacaaaaatgggtggcaacttttcccgtcgttcaaattcttccttctcgctcacgtccacagggagggtagcgaactggtttccagacaatttttgagcgtccttgctcaaactgcctggctttgcaggtagctcttcggcattctttagcttcttcaaatctgccgatcctgctggtgaggaccgcctctttttcttgccgtgaggcattttttgcactttttagcacttttttggtttgtgagggacgcacgtctgactcgcttctctgctgatcgcagacagAAAGCTCTAAAAATATCCAGCtctctacacccaaaactggcagcgctagtccgagagaattatggtctcgagtcgagagaatagtggtaccattcacggacgcagagaacacagctcgagatgggcgatagaactattctctcgaggttcatttgcaaaaaaagttcatccgtcaaacaaaaaaccaaaagtgtcgacaacgggaatcgaaccagagacctttgacaaaccaatccaatgacttagctgcctcggccaccacagcttggtgaccatggagaagtcagaagttgatgtatgacacttgttggagatttattgattcaactaacgaatgaactcatttgttatgatggtgtgagttggtaccattattctatcgattttggcactgagccctcaataaattttgagagaacgattatctcgattctgaattttgggtgtaagaattctgctagaatcctgttagaacgtcgtgactgggcaaCAGCAAAACCATTATCTAAGCGCCTTTAAAATtagataggggagagtggggagacttgatcccctttttttgtatcgcacataactctgtcaatttctcacaaaactatgaacttattgcatgaattgaaagcttaaacattcaactatgtttggctgataagggtacttcatcagataaactcttcgaatcatgccaagcgttttaaaaaaatattttaaaccggcatattcaaaatgttgggttttttttgaattaaatatactttattgaatctttcttataattattacatttggtttacataataagtggtcagctgtggctctttaGCTTCAGTTTGCTTTtcttgatttaaacactgttaattttcataactttaaaagtatatgatttatcatttttgtaacactaaaatgttgggggtaatttgatccccctttcaacattttgaagaaatcgtaagcaaaatgtttcttattcatccaaacttttaattttctataagtaaaacaatttaacattaaacctgtacgtttgtaaCTAATGGTGGGCTACCCCAGCATCAGTGAGACCCCCCTCTTTGCCTCAGGGTCGGCATGTTAATCCGGAATCGGAAAGGGAAACACTCGATTGGACCAACGGACAAAACAAACCCACTTTATTCCGGAAACTCGTGTTTTATTCAGCAGACTCAAGCTGCGCGTTCTTCGTTCCTCGATCCCCCACTTCCTTACTATCTAATCCTACCTCACACGTCTTTCTTCCTTCTTCTTTGGGCCCTTTCCGGAACTGCTGTTTCCGCTTTCTCTCCACTCTCAGCTCGCGTTCCTGGAACAACGGCTACACGCCTCCACCGACCTCCGGGACTCGGTCAACCGGGGCGGGACACGTCTTTCTCTCACGTTCAGCGACCACTATGGGCGGTCAGATACTGTTCTCGTACTCGACCCTCTTCTGCGCCACCTGCCTCGACGCTCCCGAGTATGGTGACGGACTCTGGGACTACGGCGGTCGAATCCACCGGTCTGCCTGGTTTCCGGCGTCGGTTGGTATAACGGCTGGCGAGGCTGGCGTCTTATCTCGCGACGGTTGGTCCACAGACCAAAATGGCGGCGTCGCGAGGGCGGTTCCCACACCGGAACGGTGTCGCGGGCGATCCTCGTGCGTGAGCGATCGTGCTCGGCGGTATGATGTACCGCGCGGGGAATACCGCGGGTGTCGGGTGGCTTACGGCGGACGAATGCGTCTGTGCCGGCCTGTACGCGAAGCGTACGAACACCGAGGGGTTCTGTGGGCACAATGGGACGGAAATTAGCGATGGCGGAGGGAGGTTGGACGGCGATAGATCGGGGAAGCAACGGTATTTACCTGGATGTCCACAAATCAACGCAGGCTCCTCCTGCTTGCGTCCGGATCTCCAGATCGTCGGACGGCTTTTCTCCGGGATGGCGTCTACCGGATCTTCCACTTCACTTATAAAATTTCACTACTTCGTGACGGTGATTTTCACGGATATCGACCGTCCTCTTCAAGATACCAGGCAAAGTCACCGTTGCAATGGCGGGGTTTTCCCAGCGATCCTCAACCTCCCCCTTCTGGACTCCTTCGTCCCATCGTCCCATCGTCCTGGTCATCGCCGCTACCCAAGGCGGGCGTTTACGATGATCTCGTGCGCTCCTAGCGGTGACTAGCGCAACTAGCGGTGCAGCGTTGGTAGCGTCCGTAGGGGCTGGACAGCTACGCTAGTAGGTCGTTCTGCCCGCAAGCCTTCTCAAGTGCTCCCTCCGTAACGTGCCGCGGAACAAATGATCGCACTAATCTTGGGATGCAAATACCATAGGTTacacgtttgtgttcaaaatataacaagtttagcatgtaaaatatgtAACCGTTGGTCACAATTCTTGACGAAGGAAAGTTTCACTTCAGTATTTTTATTACCATTTCACTACACTTGACAGTGGGATGGGGCAAATCTTTCAGTGTATGCGAGGCTGAAGCCGACCAATTTCCCGGTGGGGTGTCCTGACAGCGCAGCTGTTGACACATTGGGAATTGGTTGGAAAATGGACTCGGGAAAACCAAAAAGAAAGCTCGATCTGGGGAAGATCGGCCTCTTGTATTCAGGCTTCCGAGCGGACTGGTCGCGCTCCAAGTGGCGGTAGTCAAGCGCCCCCACAACGGCGGAACCCAGAGGTTCCGCGAGTGCGAGTCCGTTTCGGATTGGTCTGCCGGGGTTGCGTGAATCCCATGTAGGTAGCTTCCCACGTCTAAACGTAGTAGGACCGTCGTCTGGCGCCTCCCCGCGCCATCAACGCCAAGGACGACAGCTCTCAGGCCGCTGGCCTTAATCGTTAGGGAGAGTCCCCTCTCGGCAGCCCGAATCAGTGAACTCTGGGGCTGCCGATTCGCCAACGAGGGAAGAAGCCTGCCCGACGAAGCCAGAAACGCCCGCTGTGCGTCCATCCGACCCGGCACGAAGTCCGGAGACCACTGTACCGGCCACGAAGGCCGCAGAACCGCTGCACCCGGCGCCGAAGACCGGACAACCGCAGCGCAGAACAACAAGCTACCGTCAGCCAGCAGAACAAGCCCCCCCCCACGAGAGGAACAGTTCCAGCCGCGGAGTGTGAGCGAAGGAGCTCCTCCGGCGGCGACCAACCGGCACGAGAACCAGCTGAGCTGCGCGGTAAGTGCCCCAAACCACCTACACTTCACACAACCCACACCCACACCATACAAATCAC
Encoded here:
- the LOC119769645 gene encoding uncharacterized protein LOC119769645, producing the protein MTRTMGRWDEGVQKGEVEDRWENPAIATVTFEVEDPVDAIPEKSRPTIWRSGRKQEEPALICGHPEPLGVRTLRVQAGTDAFVRRKPPDTRGIPRAVHHTAEHDRSRTRIARDTVPVWEPPSRRRHFGLWTNRREIRRQPRQPLYQPTPETRQTGGFDRPSLGQGKQATVQRFMPSHGSGSTCEML